One Deltaproteobacteria bacterium DNA window includes the following coding sequences:
- a CDS encoding aspartate carbamoyltransferase catalytic subunit — translation MTAKKQKKPSAPREGFFLPGKDLLGIKDLPTTLITRILDHADQFKKGRSDLTLRGKTIINLFFEPSTRTRTSFELAARKLGAAVINMSPQTSSLTKGESLKDMVENLEAMHPDLLVVRHAASGVPGLVAHYTKASVISAGDGSHEHPTQALLDLYTVRKILGRIAGIRILIVGDLAYSRVARSNIYGFSKMGAKVTAVGPATLIPPGLEKLGAEISTDLRAHLPKADVVMLLRIQRERQETLNFPSLAEYTRFYGLTKDLLPLLKPGALIMHPGPINRGVEIDPEIADMRGEKGGPRTVILDQVENATAVRMAVLSMWGKR, via the coding sequence ATGACCGCGAAAAAACAGAAGAAACCCTCCGCTCCGCGGGAAGGTTTTTTTTTACCTGGAAAAGATCTCTTAGGGATTAAAGACCTTCCGACAACGCTTATCACCCGGATTCTTGATCACGCAGACCAGTTTAAAAAAGGGCGGTCGGATTTAACCTTACGGGGGAAGACGATCATCAACCTCTTCTTTGAACCCTCAACACGTACCCGAACCTCGTTCGAATTAGCGGCGAGGAAATTAGGGGCTGCTGTGATCAACATGAGCCCTCAAACCTCGAGTCTCACGAAGGGGGAATCTCTCAAGGATATGGTGGAAAATCTGGAGGCGATGCACCCGGATCTCCTCGTGGTGCGTCATGCGGCGAGTGGCGTCCCGGGACTTGTCGCCCACTACACGAAGGCGAGTGTGATTAGCGCCGGGGATGGTTCCCACGAGCACCCGACCCAGGCCCTCTTGGATCTTTACACCGTCCGGAAAATTTTGGGGAGGATTGCGGGGATTCGAATCCTGATCGTGGGGGACTTGGCCTACAGTCGAGTGGCCCGTTCCAATATCTATGGGTTTTCAAAAATGGGGGCGAAGGTGACTGCGGTCGGTCCTGCTACCTTGATTCCACCGGGACTCGAGAAACTAGGGGCCGAGATTTCAACGGACCTTCGTGCCCATCTCCCGAAGGCCGATGTCGTCATGTTGCTTCGAATCCAACGCGAGAGGCAGGAAACCCTTAATTTTCCTAGTCTGGCTGAGTACACGCGTTTCTATGGACTCACGAAAGATCTCCTCCCCCTCTTAAAACCCGGGGCGCTCATTATGCATCCGGGGCCAATTAATCGTGGGGTTGAGATCGATCCGGAGATTGCTGATATGAGGGGGGAAAAGGGGGGGCCGCGTACCGTGATCCTGGATCAAGTCGAAAACGCAACCGCCGTTCGAATGGCGGTGCTCTCGATGTGGGGGAAGAGATGA
- a CDS encoding DUF4399 domain-containing protein, with protein sequence MFRKYFLFLLVLPFFIGVISADERKKAPKEAHLYFISPKDGETVSNPVTVRFGLKGMGVAPAGILKENTGHHHLLIDLEKLPALNAPIPKDDHHRHFGGGETETTITLPAGKHTLQLLLGDLTHIPHHPPVISEKITVTVKE encoded by the coding sequence ATGTTTCGGAAATATTTTCTTTTTCTCCTGGTCCTTCCCTTCTTTATCGGAGTGATCTCAGCAGACGAACGAAAAAAGGCACCGAAGGAGGCCCATCTCTACTTCATTTCACCAAAAGATGGAGAGACCGTTTCCAATCCAGTGACGGTACGATTTGGTCTGAAAGGAATGGGAGTGGCACCGGCAGGAATCCTGAAGGAGAACACCGGGCATCATCATCTCTTGATCGATCTTGAGAAATTGCCTGCCCTGAACGCCCCGATTCCAAAGGACGACCACCATCGCCACTTTGGTGGAGGAGAGACGGAAACGACAATAACCCTGCCAGCTGGAAAACATACGTTGCAGCTACTTTTGGGAGATTTGACTCATATCCCGCATCATCCACCGGTCATTTCGGAAAAGATTACCGTTACGGTAAAGGAATAG
- a CDS encoding insulinase family protein produces the protein MKFKLFFFLLFLIPKISIAGSFFEPPEIHRETLSNGLVLFDLEDHELPTVELVVLVRDAGLVRDPKGKEGLAQLAMDGIRLGGTKTRSPEGVEEELESMGASLEMGANAEWSYASLKILRKDLEKGLELLFDLFRNPLFDPDQIDLIKRRATERILRGDEEPLERGLKEFAKQVYGKKSQWGRAPSPKSIKKIHREDLIEFHKRHIVPNRLVMAVSGDVTSVELGRSLKIRTADWPQVSVDLSPLPKVKKSFEGGQWFVASKGLKQATILVGHLGGRRDNPDKYALFLMNYILGGSGSLSSRLGEKIRTEGGKAYGVWSHYGMNVEEGLFYAVAQTEGSQAKEVTEEMMQIIQKMSQSPEISEEELARAKEAALTSFFFLYETSFSLVKDLAKFYLWGYPDNYLEVFQQEISSLTHEDLERVSRQYLYADGLKKVIVADKSVLKGLKPLGKFKVVKR, from the coding sequence ATGAAGTTTAAATTATTTTTCTTTCTCTTGTTTCTCATTCCAAAAATTAGCATCGCAGGATCTTTTTTTGAACCTCCAGAGATCCATCGGGAGACCCTCTCAAATGGTCTCGTTTTGTTTGACCTTGAAGATCATGAGTTGCCAACAGTCGAGCTGGTTGTCCTGGTTCGGGACGCCGGTTTGGTTCGCGACCCAAAGGGAAAAGAGGGGCTTGCCCAGCTCGCTATGGATGGGATCCGGCTCGGGGGGACCAAAACACGTTCTCCGGAGGGGGTCGAGGAGGAGCTTGAGTCGATGGGTGCCTCCCTCGAAATGGGGGCGAATGCGGAGTGGAGCTATGCCTCTCTCAAGATATTGCGCAAAGACCTGGAGAAAGGTCTCGAACTCCTCTTCGATCTCTTTCGAAATCCCCTGTTTGATCCCGATCAGATTGATCTCATCAAGAGACGGGCTACAGAGAGGATCCTGCGTGGTGACGAGGAGCCGCTCGAGCGGGGGCTCAAGGAGTTTGCCAAACAGGTTTATGGGAAAAAAAGTCAGTGGGGGAGGGCCCCTTCACCGAAATCGATCAAGAAAATTCATCGTGAAGATCTTATTGAATTTCACAAGAGACATATCGTCCCCAATCGTCTTGTCATGGCGGTCAGCGGCGATGTGACCTCTGTAGAGCTTGGACGTTCTCTGAAAATCCGGACAGCAGACTGGCCGCAGGTGTCGGTTGACCTCTCCCCTCTCCCGAAGGTCAAAAAAAGTTTTGAGGGGGGGCAGTGGTTTGTCGCGAGCAAGGGGTTGAAACAGGCGACAATTCTTGTCGGCCATTTGGGGGGACGTCGCGACAATCCGGATAAATATGCCCTTTTTCTGATGAACTATATTTTGGGGGGGAGTGGTTCGCTGAGTTCCCGTCTTGGCGAGAAAATCCGGACCGAAGGGGGGAAGGCGTATGGGGTCTGGTCTCATTATGGGATGAATGTCGAAGAGGGGTTGTTTTATGCCGTCGCGCAGACGGAAGGATCTCAGGCCAAAGAGGTGACAGAAGAGATGATGCAAATCATCCAGAAGATGTCCCAGTCGCCTGAAATTTCAGAGGAAGAACTGGCGCGTGCGAAGGAGGCAGCCCTGACCTCGTTTTTCTTTTTGTATGAAACCTCCTTTTCTTTGGTGAAAGATCTGGCAAAATTTTATCTGTGGGGATATCCGGATAATTATCTCGAGGTTTTCCAGCAGGAGATTTCTTCTTTAACACATGAAGATCTGGAAAGGGTTTCTAGACAATATTTGTATGCTGACGGACTCAAAAAAGTGATTGTTGCTGATAAATCTGTTCTTAAAGGATTAAAACCTTTGGGCAAATTTAAGGTAGTCAAACGATGA
- the lepB gene encoding signal peptidase I, translated as MNPTDPIFIGPKKKGKLRETFESLFVAFLIAFFIRSFVIEAFKIPSGSMKPTLLVGDHIFVNKFIYGLRIPFTKKRIVNYKTPERGEAIVFIYPLDEGKDFIKRVVGLPGDQIRLSGDEIYVNRTPIARSALKIESGQKHDLALIPVVRDAVADEAKIKAIPYSPDWENFSYFSESQGRNQYLVQIDSNPSYWNGEFAVPPHHLFVMGDNRDNSSDSRDWGFVPMENVKGRAMFVWLSLDSDRKTLRWDRFGKWIH; from the coding sequence ATGAACCCGACAGATCCGATCTTCATAGGACCGAAAAAGAAGGGGAAACTTCGGGAAACTTTCGAGTCTCTTTTCGTCGCCTTTCTGATCGCCTTTTTTATCCGTTCTTTTGTGATCGAGGCGTTCAAGATTCCGTCAGGTTCCATGAAGCCGACCCTTCTTGTTGGAGACCATATCTTTGTGAACAAATTTATTTACGGTCTGCGGATCCCCTTCACAAAAAAACGGATTGTTAACTATAAAACCCCTGAGCGGGGAGAGGCGATTGTCTTTATTTATCCTCTCGATGAAGGGAAGGATTTTATTAAACGGGTTGTGGGGCTCCCTGGAGATCAGATTCGACTGAGTGGCGATGAAATTTACGTCAATAGAACCCCGATTGCCAGGAGTGCTTTGAAGATCGAATCGGGACAAAAACATGATCTGGCCTTGATTCCAGTCGTTCGTGATGCCGTAGCGGATGAGGCAAAAATCAAGGCGATCCCCTATTCACCCGATTGGGAAAATTTTTCTTATTTTTCGGAGTCACAGGGGAGAAATCAATATCTTGTCCAGATCGATTCAAATCCGTCCTACTGGAACGGTGAGTTCGCTGTCCCTCCTCACCATCTTTTTGTCATGGGAGACAATCGCGACAATTCCTCGGACTCACGTGATTGGGGTTTTGTCCCGATGGAGAATGTGAAGGGGAGGGCGATGTTCGTCTGGCTCTCACTCGACTCTGATCGAAAGACACTCCGTTGGGACCGGTTTGGAAAGTGGATTCACTAA
- a CDS encoding arginine--tRNA ligase, producing the protein MKKKVRKYLQEALGGDLPEYQIERSKLKVHGELTTNLAMILAKERKQNPRQLAQEIVSHLSRHADFFEKIEVAGAGFINFTLKKSVWQESLKELATVDWRSLVTRSGEGKKALVEFISGNPTGPLHVGNARGGPLGDVIASLLQAIGYEVTREYYINDIGGQIDHLGAGILYEYLKLFGIDPGSEPPQYKGAYVHDLAEKAKEKFARRFIDTPREEAISVLGPYGVELVLEWIRSSCEKIGIRFDSWVHEKGILASETNKTLQSLEAKKVVQEKEGALWFAPKDEFLEDREAVLRRSDGRPTYFANDLAYHALKYRRGFDFMVNVWGANHHGHLPRMNAGVSALGFDPEKLHVVFYQTVRLKRGGEIVAMSKREGNLITVEEVVDEVGKDALRFFLLMRAAESHLDFDLDLAKRHTQENPVYYVQYAHARLASIFRKAENQGISMTADPHLTRLDLPEEIELIRLLHEFPEEVERAANSLEPHRIPFYLLELAKAFQSYYARAKEDKRYWILGTDIDTTRAKLYLGAILKKTLAQGLELIGVSAPEVMDSE; encoded by the coding sequence ATGAAAAAGAAGGTTCGAAAATATCTACAGGAGGCTCTTGGAGGAGATCTCCCTGAATATCAGATTGAGCGGTCAAAATTGAAGGTGCACGGGGAGCTTACAACAAACCTCGCGATGATCCTTGCGAAAGAGCGGAAGCAAAATCCACGTCAACTTGCCCAGGAGATTGTCTCGCATCTCTCACGACACGCCGATTTTTTTGAAAAGATAGAGGTGGCGGGGGCAGGGTTTATTAATTTTACCTTGAAGAAATCCGTTTGGCAGGAGTCTCTCAAAGAGCTCGCTACGGTCGATTGGCGGTCCCTCGTGACGAGGTCGGGGGAGGGGAAAAAAGCGCTTGTAGAGTTTATCAGTGGAAACCCAACCGGCCCTCTCCATGTTGGTAATGCACGTGGGGGGCCTCTGGGGGATGTGATTGCGAGTTTACTGCAGGCGATCGGTTATGAGGTCACGAGAGAGTATTATATCAACGACATCGGGGGGCAGATTGATCACCTGGGGGCCGGGATACTGTATGAATATCTGAAGCTGTTTGGAATCGATCCGGGTTCCGAGCCGCCCCAATATAAAGGGGCCTACGTCCACGACCTGGCTGAGAAGGCGAAGGAGAAATTTGCACGTCGGTTTATTGATACCCCTCGAGAGGAGGCGATCTCCGTACTCGGTCCTTATGGGGTAGAGCTTGTTCTGGAGTGGATCCGGAGCTCCTGTGAGAAGATCGGGATTCGCTTCGACAGCTGGGTCCATGAAAAAGGAATCCTTGCCTCAGAAACCAATAAAACCCTCCAGAGCCTTGAGGCCAAGAAAGTGGTTCAGGAGAAAGAGGGGGCGTTATGGTTCGCCCCGAAGGATGAGTTTCTCGAGGATCGCGAGGCGGTCCTTAGACGATCTGATGGAAGGCCGACCTACTTTGCGAATGACCTTGCCTATCATGCCTTGAAATATCGGAGGGGATTCGATTTTATGGTCAATGTCTGGGGAGCGAATCACCATGGCCACCTTCCACGAATGAATGCAGGGGTCTCTGCGTTGGGGTTTGATCCCGAAAAACTTCACGTTGTTTTTTATCAGACCGTTCGCTTGAAACGTGGGGGAGAGATCGTCGCGATGTCGAAGAGGGAAGGGAACCTCATTACGGTCGAAGAGGTTGTCGATGAGGTCGGAAAAGATGCACTTCGCTTCTTTCTCTTGATGAGGGCGGCGGAATCTCATCTCGATTTTGATCTCGATCTGGCCAAGAGACACACACAGGAAAATCCTGTCTACTATGTCCAATATGCCCATGCCCGATTGGCCAGTATTTTCCGAAAAGCGGAAAATCAGGGCATTTCGATGACAGCAGATCCGCATCTGACGCGACTCGATCTCCCGGAAGAGATCGAACTGATCCGGCTGCTTCACGAATTTCCGGAGGAGGTAGAGCGGGCGGCAAATTCGCTAGAGCCGCATCGGATCCCCTTTTATCTCCTTGAGTTGGCCAAGGCCTTTCAGTCGTACTACGCGCGGGCCAAGGAGGATAAAAGATATTGGATCCTTGGGACCGATATTGACACGACTCGGGCTAAATTGTATCTTGGCGCGATTCTTAAAAAAACATTGGCACAAGGCTTGGAATTAATCGGAGTCTCGGCTCCAGAGGTCATGGACAGTGAGTGA
- a CDS encoding ribbon-helix-helix domain-containing protein: MPRKKITTTIYITPEQNEKLKLLHDKTKVPVAEYIRQGIDLVLERNSEALPRQLSFLETTTFFPNGLNGKLPV; encoded by the coding sequence ATGCCACGGAAAAAGATTACAACAACGATTTACATTACTCCGGAGCAGAATGAGAAGTTGAAGCTTCTGCATGACAAGACCAAAGTTCCTGTCGCTGAATATATCCGTCAGGGGATTGACCTCGTTTTGGAGAGGAATAGCGAGGCGCTCCCGAGACAACTGAGTTTTTTGGAGACCACCACTTTCTTCCCTAATGGCCTAAATGGGAAATTGCCGGTTTAG
- the lepA gene encoding elongation factor 4 gives MTKNIRNFCIIAHIDHGKSTLADRILEYTGAISEREKKDQFLDKMDLERERGITIKAQTVRLHYKAKDGQEYIFNLIDTPGHVDFHYEVSRSLAACEGALLVVDASQGVQAQTVANAYLAIDNNLELVPVINKMDLPTANPDAVKKEIEDVIGIPAEDSVLASAKTGLGVADILESIVRRIPPPSGDNKGPLRALLFDSWFDNYLGVVILIRVMDGEILPGMKIRFVSTGKDYEVQKVGVFSPHPVEASRLGTGEVGFLTANIKSVHETRIGDTVTESLRPTLKPLSGFRQAKPMVFAGFYPIDSTQYEPLKMALEKLRLNDSSFSFEPETSQALGFGFRCGFLGLLHMDIIRERLEREYNLQLVTTAPTVSFKVKTTKGTWRTIDNPQLLPSEQEIESMQEPFIRATIHLPTRTVGNIIQLCADRRGVQTKLEYITPERTLLSYELPFSEIMFDFYDRLKSLSQGYASLDYEFLEWRDADLIRLNILINNSPVDALSMILHREKAAERGREIVKKLREAIPRQMYEVALQAAIGGRVIARENVKALRKNVTAKCYGGDITRKRKLLEKQKEGKKRMKQVGNVEIPPEAFLAVLKVD, from the coding sequence GTGACCAAAAACATCAGAAACTTCTGTATCATTGCCCACATCGATCATGGCAAATCGACATTAGCCGACCGGATACTCGAATATACCGGCGCGATTTCGGAGCGGGAGAAGAAGGATCAGTTCCTTGACAAGATGGATTTGGAACGCGAGCGCGGGATTACGATCAAGGCACAGACGGTCCGGTTGCATTATAAAGCCAAAGACGGCCAAGAGTATATTTTCAATCTGATTGATACCCCCGGCCATGTCGATTTCCATTACGAGGTTTCCCGGAGCCTTGCCGCCTGCGAAGGGGCGCTGCTGGTCGTCGATGCCTCTCAGGGGGTCCAGGCCCAGACGGTCGCCAATGCCTATCTCGCGATCGATAACAATCTCGAACTTGTTCCCGTCATTAACAAGATGGACCTGCCGACCGCCAATCCGGATGCGGTGAAGAAGGAGATCGAAGATGTGATCGGAATTCCTGCAGAGGATTCGGTGCTTGCCTCAGCGAAGACCGGTTTGGGAGTTGCCGATATCCTCGAGTCGATAGTGAGACGGATTCCTCCTCCGAGTGGTGACAACAAGGGTCCCTTAAGGGCGCTACTTTTTGATAGCTGGTTTGATAACTATCTGGGGGTTGTTATCCTGATTCGAGTCATGGATGGCGAGATCCTTCCCGGGATGAAGATTCGTTTTGTCTCGACAGGAAAGGATTATGAGGTTCAAAAGGTTGGTGTTTTTTCCCCTCATCCGGTTGAGGCGTCACGTTTAGGAACAGGAGAAGTTGGTTTTTTAACGGCAAATATCAAGTCGGTTCATGAGACTCGTATTGGTGACACTGTTACCGAGAGCTTACGACCCACCCTGAAACCACTTTCAGGATTCCGTCAGGCGAAACCGATGGTCTTTGCCGGCTTTTATCCGATCGATTCGACGCAGTACGAGCCGCTGAAGATGGCACTTGAGAAACTCCGACTCAATGACTCTTCGTTCTCTTTTGAGCCGGAGACATCGCAGGCGCTGGGCTTTGGATTTCGGTGCGGATTTTTGGGCCTGCTCCACATGGATATTATTCGGGAAAGGTTGGAGAGGGAGTACAACCTGCAGCTTGTTACCACCGCCCCAACCGTTTCTTTCAAGGTCAAAACGACTAAAGGAACCTGGCGGACAATAGATAACCCGCAGCTTCTTCCCTCGGAACAGGAGATCGAATCAATGCAGGAGCCGTTCATCCGGGCGACGATCCATCTCCCGACACGGACGGTTGGCAATATCATCCAACTCTGTGCGGATCGGCGCGGCGTTCAAACGAAACTTGAATATATCACACCGGAACGGACCCTCTTGAGCTATGAGCTCCCGTTTAGCGAGATCATGTTTGATTTTTACGACCGATTGAAGTCGCTCAGCCAGGGGTACGCCTCTCTCGACTATGAGTTCCTGGAATGGAGGGACGCCGATCTGATACGACTCAACATCCTGATTAACAACAGCCCTGTCGATGCGCTTTCGATGATCCTGCATCGGGAAAAAGCGGCTGAGCGCGGACGAGAGATCGTCAAAAAACTCCGGGAGGCGATCCCGCGTCAGATGTACGAAGTCGCCTTGCAGGCGGCGATAGGGGGGCGCGTTATCGCGAGAGAAAATGTCAAGGCGCTTCGAAAGAATGTGACGGCTAAATGTTACGGTGGTGATATTACCCGTAAAAGGAAGTTGCTAGAGAAACAAAAAGAGGGTAAAAAACGGATGAAGCAGGTGGGAAATGTTGAGATCCCGCCCGAGGCTTTTTTGGCTGTATTGAAGGTTGATTAA
- a CDS encoding type II toxin-antitoxin system RelE/ParE family toxin, whose product MKLEIRFFQTARGDEPVKDYMKELSAKDRTKIGGCLRVLEVTGRLDMPHGRKMAGQKDLFEIRAGRHRVFYAFFEGEIVLLHAFMKKSQETPKGEIELALRRFANYVSLGG is encoded by the coding sequence GTGAAACTCGAGATCCGGTTCTTCCAGACGGCGCGTGGCGATGAGCCTGTAAAGGATTACATGAAAGAATTGTCTGCCAAGGATCGGACCAAGATTGGAGGGTGCCTGCGTGTCTTGGAAGTAACCGGCAGGCTCGATATGCCGCACGGGAGAAAGATGGCGGGACAAAAGGATCTCTTTGAGATCAGGGCAGGTCGTCACCGGGTCTTTTATGCATTTTTTGAAGGGGAGATTGTCCTCCTCCATGCGTTTATGAAGAAGTCGCAGGAGACCCCCAAGGGGGAGATCGAACTGGCTTTAAGGCGGTTCGCCAATTACGTCAGTTTGGGAGGGTAA
- a CDS encoding insulinase family protein: MSLKIKIVFFLFCFLISFSGFADPELIQPQFPPVKEMRLKNGMKFLLVYRKGPPIFSAYIRFRVGGADEEKGKTGLAHFLEHMAFKGIQGMNEADLSRLIEKKGGKGFNASTSKDITSYMVSFPTDQLEFWATIESERIFRPNFSDFDKEREVILEERRMRVEDDPDGRLYEELLLRAFKDTPYEWPTIGLAEDLRKVTQEDLKEFWGRHYHPDQAVGVLVGNFDLVAAGKILTKTFGKIPAGLRRGEKEFEKNAFVSENFKMTDEVRPRIAIVYLKPPPPNREDYVFDLIDGILGKGRSSRLYRKLVIEKKVAAGVEVYSGAPGIRGPNLFFVRLTPFEGHSVEEVTKAYEEEIEKFRREGPTAEEVQKAINNLLIELLWSLKTNEGLAEQLSYFETALGSWRYLETYLGKITEISREEIQEVAERYLDPSQKLTGVLAP; the protein is encoded by the coding sequence ATGTCGCTGAAAATCAAAATCGTATTCTTTCTCTTCTGTTTCCTCATTTCATTTTCTGGTTTTGCCGATCCTGAATTAATCCAGCCTCAATTTCCGCCGGTCAAAGAGATGAGATTGAAAAATGGGATGAAATTTCTTCTGGTTTATCGAAAAGGCCCTCCTATCTTCTCGGCCTATATCCGGTTTCGTGTCGGTGGGGCGGATGAAGAGAAGGGGAAGACCGGACTCGCCCATTTTCTCGAACATATGGCCTTCAAGGGGATTCAAGGGATGAATGAGGCGGATCTGTCACGGCTCATTGAGAAAAAGGGGGGAAAGGGGTTCAATGCCTCTACCTCGAAAGATATCACCAGTTACATGGTCAGTTTCCCCACCGATCAGCTCGAGTTTTGGGCGACGATCGAATCCGAGAGAATTTTTCGGCCAAATTTTTCCGATTTTGACAAGGAGAGGGAGGTGATCCTCGAGGAGAGGCGGATGAGGGTCGAGGATGATCCTGACGGACGGCTTTATGAGGAATTGCTTCTGCGCGCCTTTAAAGACACCCCGTACGAATGGCCGACGATCGGTCTGGCCGAAGACCTTCGTAAGGTGACACAGGAAGACTTAAAGGAATTCTGGGGCAGGCATTATCATCCCGATCAGGCGGTCGGGGTTCTGGTCGGAAATTTTGATCTCGTTGCTGCCGGAAAAATTCTAACCAAAACTTTTGGTAAAATTCCCGCTGGCCTTCGTCGGGGGGAAAAAGAATTTGAGAAAAACGCGTTTGTCTCTGAAAATTTCAAGATGACTGATGAGGTGAGGCCGCGTATTGCGATTGTCTATCTCAAGCCTCCTCCCCCCAATAGGGAGGATTATGTTTTCGACCTTATTGACGGGATTTTAGGGAAGGGGCGATCCTCGAGGCTCTACAGGAAACTTGTCATTGAGAAGAAGGTTGCAGCAGGGGTGGAGGTCTATTCCGGGGCACCAGGTATTCGAGGCCCGAATCTTTTTTTCGTGCGTCTTACCCCTTTTGAGGGGCACTCTGTTGAGGAGGTCACGAAGGCGTATGAGGAGGAGATCGAGAAATTCAGGAGAGAGGGGCCAACAGCAGAAGAGGTACAGAAGGCGATCAATAACCTTTTGATAGAGCTCCTCTGGAGCCTGAAGACAAACGAAGGACTCGCTGAACAGCTCTCTTATTTTGAAACAGCACTCGGAAGTTGGCGTTATTTGGAAACCTATCTCGGAAAAATCACCGAGATCTCACGTGAGGAGATTCAGGAAGTGGCGGAGAGATATTTGGATCCCTCTCAAAAACTGACAGGAGTTCTCGCGCCATGA
- a CDS encoding SPOR domain-containing protein yields MTLILLELVTLFLVFYLGARFGPDLIGSRQEVAQKETTSEEESGKPKEVSLTYPELLTDQTEGAIRVKPSGVTAKEMVEREAPIIVPLEEEKVPVIVEKKPDVVEPAPREIEKGKYSIQVGSYQSSNEATTQMERWRGKGYSTFMTVGEIPNKGTWYRVRIGHFGNQEEAKGFLKRFKEKEKTNALVVPSKS; encoded by the coding sequence GTGACGCTCATCCTTCTTGAACTCGTCACCCTTTTCCTCGTTTTCTATCTTGGGGCGCGGTTTGGGCCTGATCTCATTGGATCAAGACAGGAAGTGGCACAAAAAGAGACGACCTCTGAAGAGGAATCGGGAAAACCGAAAGAGGTGTCCCTGACCTATCCGGAACTCCTCACCGATCAGACAGAAGGGGCGATTCGGGTAAAACCGTCGGGGGTGACAGCCAAGGAGATGGTTGAGCGGGAGGCCCCTATAATTGTCCCGCTCGAAGAAGAGAAGGTTCCTGTCATCGTAGAGAAAAAGCCCGACGTTGTGGAACCGGCTCCTCGGGAAATAGAGAAAGGGAAATATTCCATTCAGGTCGGCTCTTATCAATCTTCGAATGAGGCGACGACCCAGATGGAAAGATGGAGGGGGAAGGGGTATTCCACATTTATGACGGTAGGTGAAATCCCCAATAAAGGGACCTGGTATCGGGTTCGTATCGGCCATTTTGGGAATCAGGAAGAGGCAAAGGGTTTTCTGAAGAGGTTCAAGGAAAAGGAAAAAACGAACGCCTTGGTGGTTCCCTCAAAAAGTTAA